A single window of [Clostridium] hylemonae DSM 15053 DNA harbors:
- a CDS encoding Na/Pi cotransporter family protein, whose protein sequence is MSITTFFLLLGGLGLFLFGMKLMSEGLEKAAGAKMRGILEFFTKNRFIGMLVGILFTAVVQSSSATTVMVVSFVNSGLMNLLQASGVILGANIGTTVTGQLIAFNLSDIAPLFVIVGVVMVMFCKKLNIKRAGEVILGFGILFMGLSIMGDAMSSLRESPHIVELLKSLKNPFAAILTGFVITAVLQSSSATVGIVILMASQGLLAFAICPFLILGCNIGSCVSALIASLGGKKDAKRAAMIHFLFNVIGSAVILIVLLVGVTPITDALFRLSGGNAARAVANTHTLIKIFEVILLFPFMNWVVKATYKIVPGKDATSEDGFELQFIGEGSIVSPATAVVDGIREIEHMGKIAIANLKTGMDALCSLNEEEINLVYSREKYIDFLNKKITDYLVRVNEIELPLADAKLIGGLFHVVNDIERIGDHAENFVDSAKMRIADRVEFSDKAKKQLHDMTAMVTEILEYSLDMFTNRNQEHMQEILDLEDEIDDREKKLQRSHVKRLTKNKCTPEAGMIFSDTISGLERVADHATNIAFAILEPEDNEEDDEEEE, encoded by the coding sequence ATGAGTATAACAACGTTTTTCTTACTGCTCGGGGGACTGGGGCTGTTCCTGTTTGGAATGAAGCTCATGAGCGAGGGGCTTGAGAAAGCAGCGGGAGCCAAGATGAGGGGAATCCTGGAATTCTTTACAAAGAACAGGTTTATCGGAATGCTGGTAGGAATTCTGTTCACGGCTGTCGTACAGTCGTCGAGCGCGACGACGGTCATGGTAGTAAGCTTTGTGAATTCCGGTCTTATGAATCTGCTCCAGGCATCGGGAGTAATCCTCGGCGCCAACATCGGTACGACGGTCACCGGACAGCTGATCGCATTTAACTTATCCGACATTGCACCGCTGTTTGTCATCGTCGGTGTTGTCATGGTCATGTTCTGCAAGAAGCTGAATATAAAACGGGCGGGAGAAGTCATCCTCGGTTTTGGAATATTGTTTATGGGGCTTAGCATCATGGGGGACGCCATGTCTTCCCTGCGGGAATCTCCTCATATCGTGGAGCTTCTGAAATCGCTGAAGAACCCGTTTGCGGCCATTTTGACCGGATTTGTCATCACAGCCGTCCTGCAGAGTTCATCCGCCACGGTAGGTATCGTAATATTGATGGCCTCCCAGGGACTGCTGGCTTTTGCGATCTGTCCGTTCCTTATTCTCGGATGCAACATAGGCTCCTGCGTGTCCGCGCTCATCGCGAGTCTTGGCGGAAAGAAAGATGCCAAGCGCGCCGCCATGATCCACTTTCTGTTTAACGTCATCGGTTCGGCGGTCATCCTCATTGTGCTGCTCGTCGGCGTGACGCCGATCACAGATGCGCTGTTCAGACTGTCGGGAGGCAATGCGGCCCGTGCAGTCGCCAATACGCATACACTGATCAAAATATTTGAAGTGATTCTTCTGTTCCCGTTCATGAACTGGGTAGTCAAGGCTACTTACAAGATCGTACCGGGAAAGGATGCGACGTCAGAGGATGGATTCGAGCTGCAGTTTATCGGGGAAGGCTCCATTGTATCTCCGGCGACTGCTGTTGTTGACGGAATCCGCGAGATCGAACATATGGGGAAGATCGCGATCGCCAATTTAAAGACAGGGATGGACGCGCTCTGTTCACTGAATGAAGAAGAGATCAATTTGGTGTACAGCAGAGAAAAGTATATAGATTTTCTGAACAAGAAGATCACGGACTATCTTGTGCGGGTCAACGAGATCGAACTGCCGCTGGCAGATGCAAAGCTCATAGGAGGGCTGTTTCACGTAGTGAACGATATCGAGCGGATCGGCGACCATGCGGAAAATTTCGTGGACTCTGCGAAGATGCGTATTGCGGACAGGGTAGAGTTCAGCGACAAGGCTAAAAAGCAGCTCCATGATATGACTGCCATGGTGACAGAGATACTGGAGTATTCCCTCGATATGTTCACGAACCGCAACCAGGAGCATATGCAGGAGATACTCGACCTGGAAGATGAGATCGACGACAGGGAGAAGAAGCTGCAGCGTTCTCATGTGAAACGTCTCACGAAGAATAAATGTACGCCGGAGGCGGGCATGATATTTTCAGATACGATATCGGGTCTGGAGCGTGTGGCCGATCATGCGACGAATATCGCGTTCGCCATACTGGAACCGGAGGACAACGAGGAGGACGATGAGGAAGAAGAGTAA
- the rpsO gene encoding 30S ribosomal protein S15, with protein sequence MVSKEQKEQIIAEYGRGEGDTGSPEVQIAILTARINDLTDHFKANPKDHHSRRGLLKMVGQRRGLLAYLKNKDITRYRSLIERLGLRK encoded by the coding sequence ATGGTTTCAAAAGAGCAGAAAGAACAGATCATCGCTGAATATGGCAGAGGAGAAGGAGATACAGGTTCTCCGGAAGTACAGATCGCCATTCTGACAGCAAGGATCAACGATCTTACAGATCACTTTAAGGCAAATCCGAAGGATCACCACTCAAGAAGAGGTCTTCTTAAGATGGTAGGACAGAGAAGAGGATTACTTGCTTACTTGAAGAACAAGGATATTACAAGATACCGTTCTTTAATCGAGAGACTTGGATTAAGAAAATAA
- a CDS encoding complex I 24 kDa subunit family protein, with protein sequence MLEQSYYDKADEVIASHGCGHASLIPIIQDIQSEYRYLPPELLSYVAGKLGITEAKAYSVATFYENFSFEPKGKYVIKVCDGTACHVRKSIPILERLYSELGLSKEKVTTDDMLFTLETVSCLGACGLAPVLTVNDKVYPAMTPDAAAELIHELRGA encoded by the coding sequence ATGTTAGAACAAAGTTATTATGACAAGGCAGATGAAGTGATCGCCTCACATGGCTGCGGCCATGCGTCACTCATTCCGATTATCCAGGACATTCAGAGCGAATACCGTTATCTGCCTCCTGAGCTTTTGAGCTATGTGGCGGGGAAACTCGGTATCACGGAGGCCAAAGCCTACAGCGTTGCTACATTCTACGAGAATTTTTCCTTCGAGCCAAAAGGGAAATATGTCATTAAGGTATGTGACGGTACGGCCTGTCACGTCAGAAAATCGATCCCGATTCTGGAACGGCTTTACAGCGAGCTCGGTCTTTCAAAAGAGAAAGTGACAACGGATGATATGCTGTTTACGCTTGAGACGGTGTCCTGTCTTGGAGCCTGCGGCCTTGCGCCGGTGCTGACGGTGAACGACAAAGTATATCCGGCCATGACACCGGATGCCGCGGCGGAACTGATTCATGAACTGAGAGGAGCTTAG
- the nuoF gene encoding NADH-quinone oxidoreductase subunit NuoF produces MQRIENIEKLELVRGNAKKAIEQSRCRILICAGTGCLAGGSGEIYEKMRRLTEECPDVEVEFAPEAAHGESGVGVKKSGCHGFCEMGPLMRIEPMGILYTKVSVDDCEAIFERTIKKGDIIRHLLYKQDGIEYQRQEEIPFYKRQTRLVLENCGHIDAEHIEEYIAHGGYKALGKVLFEMKPEEVVQEVLDSNLRGRGGGGFQTGYKWSQVARQPETTRYVVCNGDEGDPGAFMDRSIMEGDPHKMIEGMMIAAYAVGAQEGYIYVRAEYPLAISRLKLAIRQAQERGLLGDDILGSGFSFRLHINRGAGAFVCGEGSALTASIEGNRGMPRVKPPRTVEQGLFAKPTVLNNVETFANVPMIISRGADWYKTIGPENSPGTKAFALTGSVKNTGLIEVPMGTTLREVIYDIGGGIKGDGEFKAVQIGGPSGGCLITQHLDISLDFDSLKKMGAMIGSGGLVVMDDHTCMVEVARFFMNFTQNESCGKCVPCREGTKRMLEILERIVQGNGREEDLDTLDELARTITETALCGLGKSAALPVMSTLKLFREEYMEHVVEKKCVSHTCTALRRFVISPERCRGCSKCARNCPAGAISGKIKEPYVIDDTRCIKCGACESACAFGAIHIEA; encoded by the coding sequence ATGCAGAGGATAGAAAATATAGAAAAACTGGAGCTGGTTCGGGGGAACGCAAAAAAAGCGATAGAACAGAGCAGATGCAGAATTCTCATCTGCGCAGGGACCGGATGCCTGGCCGGTGGTTCGGGAGAAATATATGAAAAGATGAGAAGGCTTACAGAAGAGTGTCCCGACGTAGAAGTGGAGTTTGCCCCGGAGGCGGCGCACGGGGAGAGCGGCGTCGGTGTTAAGAAGAGCGGCTGTCACGGATTCTGCGAGATGGGTCCGCTGATGCGGATCGAACCCATGGGAATTCTTTACACGAAGGTGTCTGTGGACGATTGTGAAGCCATATTTGAGCGGACGATAAAGAAAGGCGATATTATCCGGCATCTGCTGTATAAACAGGACGGCATAGAGTACCAGAGACAGGAGGAGATCCCGTTTTACAAGAGGCAGACAAGGCTGGTGCTGGAAAACTGCGGGCATATCGACGCAGAACATATTGAGGAATACATAGCACACGGAGGGTATAAGGCGCTTGGGAAGGTCCTGTTTGAGATGAAGCCTGAGGAAGTCGTGCAGGAGGTGCTTGACTCCAACTTAAGAGGCAGAGGAGGCGGCGGCTTCCAGACTGGATACAAATGGAGCCAGGTGGCCAGACAGCCCGAGACGACGAGATACGTTGTCTGTAACGGCGATGAGGGCGATCCGGGAGCGTTCATGGACAGGAGCATCATGGAGGGGGACCCTCACAAGATGATCGAGGGAATGATGATCGCCGCATATGCGGTGGGCGCGCAGGAAGGATACATCTATGTCCGCGCGGAGTATCCGCTTGCCATAAGCCGTCTGAAGCTGGCGATCAGGCAGGCGCAGGAGCGGGGACTGCTCGGCGATGATATCCTTGGATCCGGGTTTTCCTTCCGGCTGCATATCAACCGGGGCGCCGGAGCGTTTGTCTGCGGTGAGGGAAGCGCATTGACAGCGTCTATTGAAGGAAACCGGGGCATGCCGAGGGTAAAACCGCCCCGCACGGTGGAGCAGGGGCTGTTTGCCAAGCCGACGGTGCTTAACAATGTAGAAACGTTTGCCAATGTACCTATGATCATCAGCCGGGGCGCTGACTGGTACAAGACGATCGGTCCGGAAAACAGCCCGGGTACGAAAGCATTTGCACTTACGGGAAGCGTGAAAAATACAGGACTTATCGAGGTCCCGATGGGCACGACGCTGCGGGAAGTCATATACGACATCGGGGGAGGGATCAAAGGAGACGGGGAATTCAAGGCGGTGCAGATAGGCGGGCCTTCCGGCGGCTGTCTGATCACGCAGCATCTGGATATAAGCCTGGACTTTGATTCGCTGAAAAAGATGGGCGCCATGATCGGATCCGGAGGACTTGTCGTCATGGACGATCATACTTGTATGGTAGAGGTGGCTCGCTTCTTCATGAACTTTACCCAGAACGAAAGCTGCGGGAAGTGCGTGCCGTGCCGGGAGGGTACAAAGCGGATGCTGGAGATCCTGGAACGGATCGTACAGGGCAACGGCAGGGAAGAAGATCTGGATACGCTGGATGAACTTGCAAGGACGATCACGGAGACTGCGCTCTGCGGCCTCGGGAAGAGCGCCGCGCTTCCGGTTATGAGCACGCTTAAGCTGTTCCGTGAGGAATATATGGAACATGTAGTGGAGAAAAAATGTGTATCTCACACATGTACGGCGCTGCGCAGGTTTGTCATAAGTCCGGAACGCTGCAGAGGATGCTCCAAGTGTGCGAGAAACTGTCCTGCAGGGGCGATCAGCGGAAAGATCAAAGAACCGTATGTCATTGACGACACAAGATGTATCAAGTGCGGCGCCTGCGAGAGCGCATGTGCATTCGGTGCGATCCATATAGAAGCATAG
- a CDS encoding [FeFe] hydrogenase, group A gives MKYMTINNRKVAFEDEKNVLSVIRKSGIDLPTFCYHSELSTYGACRMCVVEDDRGRVFASCSETPREGMVIYTNTPRLQHHRKMILELLLASHCRDCTTCRKNGVCTLQKLAQQLGVSYVRFENNKPQLPLDESSDCIVRDPNKCILCGDCVRTCDEIQGLGVLDFAFRGARMQVMPAFNKDLAKTDCVGCGQCRAVCPTGAITIKQNIRPVWEAVADPDTRVVVQIAPAVRVAVGDKFGIPKGENSLGKLAAALRRMGFDEIYDTNFGADLTVMEESEELLERLDSGENLPLFTSCCPGWVKFCENKYPDLREHISTCRSPQQMFGAVLKEEARMDKEDKRKTVVVSIMPCTAKKAEIHRPEHRTDGEQDVDYVLTTTEVTRMIKEAGIDLAQMPSEALDMPFGLSSGAGAIFGVTGGVTEAVLRRLAGSSRQEELENISFTGVRGIDGIKEASVRLGEREVKIAVVNGLKCADEVMSRIRSGETYYDFVEVMACKRGCITGGGQPVPIGARTKKARLEALYKIDTVAQIKRSNENPIIQTLYSGLLRGKEHKLLHNEK, from the coding sequence ATGAAATATATGACAATCAACAACCGGAAGGTGGCGTTCGAGGATGAGAAGAATGTGCTTTCAGTCATCCGGAAGTCCGGGATCGATCTTCCTACGTTCTGCTATCATTCAGAGCTGTCGACTTACGGAGCGTGCAGGATGTGCGTGGTGGAAGATGACAGGGGGAGGGTGTTTGCGTCCTGCTCGGAGACACCGAGGGAAGGCATGGTCATCTATACGAACACACCGAGACTCCAGCACCACCGCAAAATGATACTGGAACTGCTGCTGGCATCCCACTGCAGGGACTGTACGACGTGCCGGAAAAATGGAGTCTGTACACTGCAGAAACTGGCGCAGCAGCTCGGTGTAAGTTATGTCAGATTTGAGAATAACAAGCCGCAGCTTCCGCTGGATGAAAGTTCGGACTGCATCGTGCGTGACCCGAACAAATGTATACTTTGCGGGGACTGTGTGCGCACATGCGACGAGATACAGGGGCTCGGTGTGCTCGACTTTGCCTTCCGCGGCGCGAGGATGCAGGTGATGCCTGCCTTTAATAAGGATCTGGCGAAGACAGACTGTGTGGGCTGCGGACAGTGCAGAGCCGTATGTCCGACCGGCGCCATCACGATCAAGCAGAATATCCGTCCGGTATGGGAGGCGGTTGCGGATCCGGACACCCGCGTCGTCGTGCAGATCGCTCCCGCGGTGCGTGTGGCGGTAGGTGACAAGTTCGGCATACCTAAGGGAGAGAATTCTCTTGGAAAGCTGGCGGCCGCCCTGCGCCGCATGGGATTTGACGAGATATACGACACGAATTTCGGCGCGGACCTCACTGTCATGGAAGAGTCAGAAGAATTGCTGGAGCGCCTGGATTCAGGGGAAAACCTGCCGCTGTTTACCTCCTGCTGTCCGGGATGGGTCAAGTTTTGTGAGAACAAATATCCGGATCTTCGGGAACATATCTCTACGTGCCGCTCGCCTCAGCAGATGTTCGGCGCAGTGCTGAAGGAAGAGGCGCGCATGGACAAAGAGGATAAGAGAAAAACCGTGGTTGTATCCATCATGCCGTGTACGGCAAAAAAAGCCGAGATACACCGGCCGGAGCACAGGACGGACGGAGAGCAGGATGTGGACTATGTGCTCACGACGACGGAAGTGACGCGGATGATAAAAGAGGCGGGAATCGACCTTGCCCAGATGCCGTCAGAGGCGCTTGATATGCCTTTCGGACTTTCTTCCGGGGCGGGCGCCATATTCGGGGTGACCGGAGGGGTGACGGAAGCAGTCCTGCGCCGCCTGGCAGGAAGCAGCCGGCAGGAAGAGCTGGAAAATATAAGCTTTACCGGAGTACGCGGCATAGACGGGATCAAGGAGGCCTCTGTAAGGCTCGGAGAGCGGGAAGTAAAGATAGCCGTGGTCAATGGGCTCAAGTGCGCGGATGAAGTGATGAGCCGCATCCGGTCCGGTGAGACTTATTATGATTTCGTGGAGGTCATGGCCTGCAAGCGCGGCTGCATCACCGGCGGCGGACAGCCGGTGCCGATAGGGGCGCGCACGAAGAAGGCGAGACTGGAAGCGCTGTATAAGATCGATACGGTGGCGCAGATCAAACGGTCTAACGAAAATCCCATTATCCAGACACTCTACAGCGGGCTGTTGAGAGGAAAAGAACATAAGCTGCTCCACAATGAAAAATAA